From one Triticum aestivum cultivar Chinese Spring chromosome 4B, IWGSC CS RefSeq v2.1, whole genome shotgun sequence genomic stretch:
- the LOC123092473 gene encoding uncharacterized protein isoform X1: MGSSPGNSLLQKCRERLRTIDPKWSDPSLDPAQAGATCTRQWRHGWNERKDGNQLLAFAQRRQRRRDGTAEEVGLVVELLEAAGRRREHRCRQRLNRSSDLLRIFSMSTWDDTNSNIMFSAPGSKKAEVLGDNDVGMVTSFSNIGSQIQLALSSCTCPAWTTTCSCSRTPPTAESTPSVAVPLTRRALLGRETRTRINKRLRRLQDLIPYMDKVTSLLLPLSSWEYLRRRGWECGDTPWQRRMVGRRSQGGLKVDMWMLSWH; this comes from the exons atgggttcaagtcctggaaacagcctcttacagaaatgtagggaaaggctgcgtactatagacccaaagtggtcggacccttccctggaccctgcgcaagcgggagctacatgcaccag GCAATGGCGGCATGGGTGGAATGAGAGGAAGGATGGGAATCAGCTACTTGCATTCGCACAGAGGAGGCAACGTCGACGCGATGGTACAGCAGAGGAGGTTGGGCTCGTTGTGGAGCTTCTTGAGGCAGCAGGACGTCGGCGAGAGCATCGCTGCCGGCAACGGCTCAACCGCTCGAGTGACCTCTTGAGGATCTTCTCCATGAGCACCTGGGACGACACCAACTCCAACATCATGTTCTCAGCGCCCGGCAGTAAGAAGGCCGAGGTGCTCGGCGACAACGATGTCGGCATGGTCACCAGCTTCAGCAACATCGGCTCCCAG ATTCAGTTAGCCCTCTCGAGCTGTACATGCCCAGCATGGACGACTACCTGCAGCTGCAGCAGGACTCCGCCGACTGCCGAGTCCACGCCAAGCGTGGCTGTACCACTGACCCGCAGAGCATTGCTTGGGAGG GAAACAAGAACAAGGATCAATAAGAGGCTAAGGAGGCTGCAAGACCTCATTCCCTACATGGACAAGGTCACAAG TCTGTTATTGCCGTTATCTTCTTGGGAGTACTTGAGAAGGCGTGGCTGGGAATGTGGGGACACGCCATGGCAGAGGCGCATGGTCGGCAGGAGGAGTCAGGGAGGCCTGAAGGTGGACATGTGGATGTTATCGTGGCATTGA
- the LOC123092473 gene encoding uncharacterized protein isoform X2, protein MGSSPGNSLLQKCRERLRTIDPKWSDPSLDPAQAGATCTRQWRHGWNERKDGNQLLAFAQRRQRRRDGTAEEVGLVVELLEAAGRRREHRCRQRLNRSSDLLRIFSMSTWDDTNSNIMFSAPGSKKAEVLGDNDVGMVTSFSNIGSQLALSSCTCPAWTTTCSCSRTPPTAESTPSVAVPLTRRALLGRETRTRINKRLRRLQDLIPYMDKVTSLLLPLSSWEYLRRRGWECGDTPWQRRMVGRRSQGGLKVDMWMLSWH, encoded by the exons atgggttcaagtcctggaaacagcctcttacagaaatgtagggaaaggctgcgtactatagacccaaagtggtcggacccttccctggaccctgcgcaagcgggagctacatgcaccag GCAATGGCGGCATGGGTGGAATGAGAGGAAGGATGGGAATCAGCTACTTGCATTCGCACAGAGGAGGCAACGTCGACGCGATGGTACAGCAGAGGAGGTTGGGCTCGTTGTGGAGCTTCTTGAGGCAGCAGGACGTCGGCGAGAGCATCGCTGCCGGCAACGGCTCAACCGCTCGAGTGACCTCTTGAGGATCTTCTCCATGAGCACCTGGGACGACACCAACTCCAACATCATGTTCTCAGCGCCCGGCAGTAAGAAGGCCGAGGTGCTCGGCGACAACGATGTCGGCATGGTCACCAGCTTCAGCAACATCGGCTCCCAG TTAGCCCTCTCGAGCTGTACATGCCCAGCATGGACGACTACCTGCAGCTGCAGCAGGACTCCGCCGACTGCCGAGTCCACGCCAAGCGTGGCTGTACCACTGACCCGCAGAGCATTGCTTGGGAGG GAAACAAGAACAAGGATCAATAAGAGGCTAAGGAGGCTGCAAGACCTCATTCCCTACATGGACAAGGTCACAAG TCTGTTATTGCCGTTATCTTCTTGGGAGTACTTGAGAAGGCGTGGCTGGGAATGTGGGGACACGCCATGGCAGAGGCGCATGGTCGGCAGGAGGAGTCAGGGAGGCCTGAAGGTGGACATGTGGATGTTATCGTGGCATTGA